One segment of Rhodothermus bifroesti DNA contains the following:
- a CDS encoding response regulator — MPSKPRILWADDEIELLRPHILFLETKGYEVTSVTNGADAIEQVRRNHFDVVLLDEHMPGMGGLETLAGIKALAPELPIVLVTKSEEEQLMEEALGRQISDYLTKPVNPSQILLTCKRLLEQPRIRNEKISQEYLQAFARIAAALQGQLAPDDWVSLYRQLTRFDVTLEGDEAARQILEDQFQEANRVFARYIEAVYPNWLSSAPGKDRPLLSHEVLPHVVFPLLEEGRPVLFLVIDCMRLDQWLEFERLLAPLFDLNVMHYFALLPTATPYARNALFSGLLPRDLARRYPDAWSEAEESENSRNRNEELFLSECLSRRRISARIRYEKLLGAADGRTFARQVNDFLQYTLSAVVVNFVDILAHSRSDSDVLKELAPDERAYRALTRTWFEHSWLYQAFQALAHQRCTILLTTDHGAIRCLHPTKVIGDRETSTALRFKFGRNLRCDERHALLIRDPLPFGLPRSSITTTYLLAKEDYYFVYPTNYHYYVNLYRDTFQHGGISLQEMIVPLAILRPKAV, encoded by the coding sequence ATGCCAAGCAAGCCGCGCATCCTTTGGGCCGATGACGAAATTGAATTGCTACGTCCCCATATCTTGTTTCTGGAAACCAAAGGCTACGAGGTAACAAGCGTCACCAACGGCGCCGATGCGATCGAGCAGGTGCGGCGCAACCACTTCGACGTTGTCTTGCTGGATGAGCACATGCCGGGTATGGGCGGTCTAGAAACGCTGGCTGGCATCAAAGCCCTAGCACCAGAGCTGCCGATCGTCTTGGTAACCAAAAGCGAGGAAGAGCAGCTTATGGAAGAAGCCCTAGGGCGCCAGATCAGTGACTACCTTACCAAACCGGTCAATCCAAGTCAGATTCTGCTGACCTGCAAGCGCCTGCTCGAGCAGCCACGCATCCGCAATGAAAAGATTTCCCAGGAATACCTGCAGGCGTTTGCGCGTATTGCTGCCGCCTTACAAGGGCAACTGGCACCCGACGACTGGGTAAGCCTCTATCGCCAGCTAACCCGCTTCGATGTCACGTTAGAAGGAGACGAAGCTGCACGGCAGATTTTGGAAGATCAGTTTCAGGAAGCAAACAGGGTCTTTGCCCGCTACATCGAGGCGGTCTATCCCAACTGGCTTTCCAGCGCGCCTGGTAAGGACCGTCCCCTGCTGTCACACGAAGTGCTACCGCACGTTGTGTTCCCTTTGCTCGAAGAAGGCCGTCCGGTGCTGTTTTTGGTCATCGACTGCATGCGTTTGGACCAATGGCTAGAATTTGAACGCCTTTTGGCTCCGCTTTTTGATCTAAACGTCATGCACTATTTTGCGCTCCTGCCTACGGCAACGCCCTATGCCCGAAATGCGCTCTTTAGCGGACTGCTTCCGCGTGACCTCGCGCGGCGCTATCCCGATGCCTGGTCTGAGGCCGAAGAAAGCGAAAACAGCCGCAACCGTAACGAAGAGTTATTTCTGAGCGAATGCTTATCCCGCCGGCGCATTTCTGCCCGCATCCGCTACGAAAAACTCCTTGGCGCGGCTGACGGACGCACCTTTGCCCGCCAGGTGAACGACTTTTTGCAATACACCCTGAGTGCTGTTGTGGTTAACTTTGTCGATATCCTTGCGCACAGCCGCTCCGACTCCGACGTACTTAAAGAACTGGCCCCAGACGAGCGTGCCTACCGAGCGCTGACCCGCACCTGGTTTGAACACTCCTGGCTTTACCAGGCGTTTCAGGCGCTGGCCCACCAGCGTTGCACTATCCTTCTAACCACGGACCATGGCGCCATCCGATGTCTACATCCTACCAAAGTCATTGGCGACCGGGAAACTTCTACGGCATTACGCTTCAAGTTTGGCCGCAACCTGCGCTGCGACGAACGCCACGCTCTCCTGATTCGTGATCCCCTACCCTTTGGCCTGCCGCGAAGCAGCATCACCACCACCTACCTTTTGGCCAAGGAAGACTACTATTTTGTCTATCCTACCAACTACCATTACTACGTCAACCTCTACCGCGATACGTTTCAGCATGGCGGCATCTCGCTTCAGGAGATGATCGTGCCGCTAGCCATTTTGCGCCCCAAGGCAGTATGA
- the tsaE gene encoding tRNA (adenosine(37)-N6)-threonylcarbamoyltransferase complex ATPase subunit type 1 TsaE, whose protein sequence is MKAALTLADLLPCETNTPEATRALGKHLARRLHPGDVVALYGELGSGKTQLVKGIAEGLGIPEAEVNSPTFTLLHIYLGGRLPLYHFDAYRLRQLEEFYALGYEEYFFGEGVSIVEWAERIEPLLPPYALRLRLEHLGNNRRRITYWPT, encoded by the coding sequence ATGAAAGCCGCCCTTACGCTTGCCGACCTGTTGCCCTGCGAGACCAACACGCCCGAAGCCACGCGCGCTCTGGGGAAGCACCTGGCCCGTCGGCTACACCCCGGAGACGTAGTCGCCCTTTACGGCGAACTGGGCTCGGGCAAAACCCAGCTCGTTAAAGGCATTGCCGAGGGCTTGGGCATCCCTGAAGCTGAGGTCAACAGTCCTACGTTTACGCTGCTGCATATTTACTTGGGTGGACGCCTGCCGCTTTACCACTTCGACGCCTACCGCTTGCGCCAGCTCGAAGAGTTCTATGCGCTAGGCTATGAAGAATACTTTTTCGGCGAGGGGGTGAGCATCGTCGAGTGGGCCGAACGCATCGAGCCTTTATTGCCCCCTTATGCTCTGCGCCTGCGCCTGGAACATTTGGGAAACAACCGCCGCCGCATTACCTATTGGCCTACGTAA
- a CDS encoding M28 family metallopeptidase, producing the protein MQRTTFLLLLGLCFALSACHRQDPLEIAQQAITPERLAEHIQVLASDAFLGRAPASAGEMLTVNYLVEQFQALGLQPGHQGTYTQDVPLAELTVDPRSVRLEVRGPQGQLHFRYGDEAMLWTKRLAPKITLQASEVVFVGYGIVAPEYNWNDYAGVDVRGKTVLMLVNDPGYATGDSALFTGRAMTYYGRWTYKFEEAARQGAAAALLIHETGPAGYPWAVVQGSWSGPQFTLANEQQNMDRCALEGWLTYEAAQRLLRLAGRDLEQLKAAAAQPGFRALPLGLQLSAALESTVRQVQSRNVLALLPGQKQPDEVVIYTAHWDHLGVNPSLAGDSIYNGALDNATGTAGLLALAHAFTTLPEPPARSVLFLAVTAEEQGLLGSTYYATHPVFPPAKTVAVLNMDGLNVLGPMRDVTVIGYGLSDLDDYAQAAAAAQGRYLRPDPEPEKGYYYRSDHFSFARIGIPALYLDAGIDHVVHGTEWTLKRRAEYVAQHYHKPSDEYNPSWDLHGAVDDLRLLFHIGYQLANSTDFPNWREGTPFRALRDQQRNER; encoded by the coding sequence ATGCAACGCACGACTTTCTTGCTGCTTTTAGGCCTTTGCTTTGCGCTTTCGGCCTGCCATCGTCAAGACCCGCTCGAAATAGCCCAGCAGGCAATCACGCCAGAACGGTTGGCCGAGCACATTCAGGTGCTGGCTTCCGACGCCTTTCTTGGCCGGGCACCGGCATCGGCCGGCGAAATGCTCACCGTAAACTACCTTGTCGAGCAGTTCCAAGCACTCGGTTTGCAACCAGGCCATCAGGGCACCTATACGCAAGACGTACCTCTGGCCGAGCTTACCGTCGATCCGCGCTCCGTTCGTCTGGAAGTGCGCGGACCTCAAGGCCAACTGCACTTCCGATACGGCGACGAAGCGATGCTCTGGACCAAACGCCTAGCCCCTAAAATCACGCTTCAGGCCAGCGAGGTGGTTTTTGTCGGCTACGGCATCGTAGCGCCCGAATACAACTGGAACGACTACGCTGGTGTAGATGTGCGCGGCAAAACGGTACTCATGCTGGTCAACGATCCGGGCTATGCCACGGGCGACTCGGCGCTGTTTACCGGACGCGCCATGACCTATTATGGCCGCTGGACATACAAGTTTGAGGAAGCCGCCCGCCAAGGAGCAGCGGCTGCACTCCTCATTCATGAAACAGGACCAGCCGGCTATCCTTGGGCTGTTGTGCAGGGCTCTTGGTCTGGACCGCAGTTTACGCTCGCTAACGAGCAGCAGAACATGGACCGCTGTGCCCTTGAAGGTTGGCTCACCTACGAAGCTGCACAACGCCTACTTCGGCTAGCCGGACGCGACCTAGAACAGCTCAAGGCTGCTGCGGCACAACCGGGATTTCGAGCCCTACCCCTAGGCCTCCAGCTGTCGGCTGCGCTTGAGAGCACTGTTCGCCAGGTGCAATCGCGTAATGTATTGGCGCTGCTGCCTGGCCAAAAGCAGCCCGACGAGGTCGTGATCTACACCGCGCATTGGGACCACCTGGGCGTCAACCCTTCGCTGGCCGGCGACAGCATCTATAACGGTGCCCTAGACAATGCCACCGGCACTGCAGGCCTGCTTGCCCTAGCCCACGCTTTTACCACTCTGCCTGAACCCCCAGCCCGCTCTGTACTCTTTCTGGCCGTCACCGCCGAAGAGCAAGGCCTATTGGGATCGACTTACTACGCCACACACCCCGTCTTCCCACCGGCAAAAACAGTGGCGGTGCTCAACATGGACGGCCTAAACGTGCTAGGCCCTATGCGGGATGTAACCGTCATCGGCTACGGCCTGTCGGATTTGGACGACTATGCGCAGGCCGCTGCTGCAGCGCAAGGACGCTATTTGCGTCCTGATCCAGAACCCGAAAAAGGCTATTACTACCGCTCCGATCATTTCAGCTTTGCCCGCATCGGCATTCCAGCTTTGTACCTCGACGCCGGCATCGATCACGTAGTGCACGGCACGGAGTGGACGCTCAAGCGCCGCGCCGAATACGTGGCGCAACACTACCACAAGCCCTCGGACGAGTACAATCCTTCTTGGGATCTACATGGCGCCGTAGACGACCTGCGGCTGCTGTTCCACATTGGCTACCAACTGGCCAACAGCACCGACTTCCCTAACTGGCGCGAAGGAACGCCCTTCCGCGCACTGCGCGACCAGCAGCGCAATGAACGCTAA
- a CDS encoding YfiT family bacillithiol transferase — translation MTDALRYPIGPFRWPEKPLTTEQREGLIAQLAELPVLVRQAVAQLTETQLDQSYRPGGWTARQVVHHLADSHLNGYLRFRLALTEETPSIRTYDQQRWAELPDARSAPVGPSIALLEGLHARWVALLRNLAAEDFQRAFLHPERGRITLDQALALYAWHGRHHVAHLTLVRTQAQAAIGADG, via the coding sequence ATGACCGACGCTTTACGTTATCCTATTGGACCGTTTCGCTGGCCTGAAAAGCCGCTGACCACCGAGCAGCGTGAAGGGTTGATTGCGCAGCTGGCCGAGCTACCGGTTTTGGTGCGCCAGGCTGTAGCCCAGCTTACCGAAACGCAGCTAGACCAGTCCTATCGACCTGGGGGGTGGACAGCGCGTCAGGTGGTGCATCATCTGGCCGACAGTCATCTCAACGGCTATCTTCGGTTCCGACTGGCCCTGACCGAAGAGACGCCGTCCATTCGCACCTACGATCAACAGCGCTGGGCTGAATTGCCCGATGCGCGCTCAGCACCGGTTGGACCTTCTATAGCGCTGCTTGAAGGGCTTCATGCACGTTGGGTGGCACTGCTGCGCAACTTGGCTGCTGAGGATTTTCAGCGCGCGTTTCTTCATCCTGAACGGGGTCGGATCACGCTGGACCAGGCCTTGGCGCTTTATGCCTGGCACGGTCGCCACCACGTAGCGCATCTTACGCTGGTTCGAACGCAGGCTCAAGCCGCGATTGGAGCGGACGGATAA
- a CDS encoding ammonium transporter, with protein sequence MRSSKLLFWPLVFLALPAQAQGTAEASISSGDTAWMLVATALVLLMTPALAFFYGGLVRAKNALNTMMMSFIALGISGVLWAVLGYSLAFGEGSAWIGDFSKVLLMGVGLEPSGSIPHLLFMAFQGTFAIITAALISGAIVERMQFKAYLWFIGLWGLLVYAPIAHWVWGGGWLADLGALDFAGGAVVHVNAAAAAIGAVLFLGPRRDYGRQAMLPHNVPFVLLGAGLLWFGWFGFNGGSALASNESAALAFVNTMLAPAATLSAWAFLDLIRSGKVTAVGAATAIVVGLVAITPAAGFVPPWAALLIGALSALPSYFAILWRPRTRFDDSLDVFAAHGLGGASGALLTGVFAHAAWNGTADGLLFGNPGQVLVQLLSVVAVLFYSSVVSFLILKVLSLFMPVRAAAPDEARGLDVVLHGEEAYAYGEGAVLLLEHERANGTAPATAPRPQPATTA encoded by the coding sequence ATGCGATCTTCTAAACTACTGTTCTGGCCGCTTGTATTCCTTGCGTTGCCAGCGCAGGCTCAGGGGACAGCGGAGGCCTCGATCTCAAGTGGGGATACCGCTTGGATGCTGGTTGCCACAGCCCTGGTATTGCTGATGACGCCCGCGTTGGCTTTCTTTTACGGTGGCCTGGTGCGCGCCAAAAATGCCCTGAATACGATGATGATGAGCTTCATTGCGCTGGGCATTTCGGGTGTGCTCTGGGCTGTGCTAGGTTATTCGCTGGCTTTTGGGGAAGGGTCGGCTTGGATTGGGGACTTCTCCAAGGTCCTGCTCATGGGCGTTGGGCTGGAGCCCAGCGGAAGCATTCCGCACTTGCTGTTCATGGCCTTTCAGGGGACGTTTGCCATTATTACCGCTGCGCTGATCTCTGGGGCCATTGTCGAGCGCATGCAGTTTAAGGCGTATCTTTGGTTTATTGGTCTGTGGGGCCTGCTTGTTTATGCGCCGATTGCCCATTGGGTCTGGGGTGGAGGTTGGCTGGCCGATTTGGGCGCCTTAGACTTTGCTGGGGGGGCTGTTGTGCACGTAAATGCTGCAGCTGCTGCCATAGGTGCCGTGTTGTTCTTAGGACCGCGCCGGGACTATGGGCGTCAGGCCATGTTGCCCCACAACGTACCCTTTGTGCTGTTGGGCGCTGGACTGCTGTGGTTTGGCTGGTTTGGCTTCAACGGCGGGAGTGCACTGGCCTCGAACGAAAGCGCCGCATTGGCTTTTGTCAACACGATGCTAGCGCCTGCAGCAACCCTTAGCGCCTGGGCCTTTTTGGACCTGATCCGGAGCGGTAAGGTAACTGCTGTTGGTGCTGCTACAGCCATTGTGGTGGGCCTGGTGGCCATTACCCCTGCAGCAGGGTTTGTTCCCCCCTGGGCAGCCCTGCTCATTGGCGCGCTTTCAGCCTTACCCAGCTATTTTGCCATCCTCTGGCGGCCCCGCACTCGGTTCGACGATTCGCTGGACGTATTTGCTGCCCATGGGCTTGGGGGCGCCAGCGGTGCGCTTCTGACGGGGGTCTTCGCCCATGCAGCCTGGAACGGAACGGCCGACGGGCTGCTTTTTGGGAATCCCGGTCAAGTCCTGGTGCAGCTCCTTTCTGTCGTAGCCGTCCTGTTCTACAGCAGCGTGGTCTCGTTCCTGATCCTGAAAGTCCTGAGCCTCTTTATGCCTGTCCGTGCAGCGGCGCCCGACGAAGCCCGCGGCCTTGATGTGGTGCTGCATGGCGAAGAAGCGTACGCTTACGGTGAGGGTGCCGTCTTGCTGCTCGAGCATGAACGGGCCAACGGTACGGCCCCCGCAACAGCGCCGCGGCCACAACCGGCTACAACCGCATAA
- a CDS encoding P-II family nitrogen regulator: protein MKLIRAIIRPEKLSDVLKALFQTEVYGLTVSRVQGHGGETELVETYRGTTVKMELHDKIMLDIGVSDHFVERTVAAILRSARTGEVGDGKIFVLPVEKVYRIRTGETDEAAVTPVTVTTA from the coding sequence ATGAAACTCATCCGTGCAATCATTCGACCCGAAAAACTCAGTGACGTGCTCAAAGCCCTCTTTCAAACTGAGGTGTACGGGCTAACGGTGAGCCGCGTCCAGGGTCACGGTGGCGAAACCGAACTCGTGGAAACCTACCGCGGCACTACGGTCAAAATGGAACTGCACGACAAGATCATGCTCGACATTGGCGTATCAGACCATTTTGTCGAGCGCACCGTAGCAGCCATCTTGCGTTCAGCCCGCACAGGCGAGGTCGGTGACGGCAAGATCTTTGTCCTTCCCGTAGAAAAAGTCTACCGCATCCGTACAGGAGAAACCGACGAAGCAGCCGTCACACCCGTTACCGTGACCACCGCCTAA
- a CDS encoding sigma factor-like helix-turn-helix DNA-binding protein, with product MAALDLWKAVLAGDRTAFRQWVTPHVDELLLAARRELSHYQRLKMLRPEDLTPEELVGETLLTAWRQRHRKPWRLSVRAWLLGLLNRVLVRYVARERTFRRLWELSLEAPLPPEPIYDDDESFWEWYQPDDLERWEDVIPDAATLTEEQLSLEEAPPEALDVLEPEERQVLLLHDLHKLSLQEVAFVMQRSVRETAELLQRARRRMQTVRA from the coding sequence GTGGCCGCTTTAGATCTCTGGAAAGCGGTTTTAGCAGGCGACCGCACCGCCTTTCGCCAATGGGTCACGCCGCATGTTGACGAGCTGCTGCTGGCTGCACGCCGCGAGCTCTCGCATTACCAGCGGCTTAAAATGCTCCGACCGGAAGATCTGACCCCCGAAGAACTGGTCGGAGAAACGCTGCTTACCGCCTGGCGCCAGCGGCACCGCAAGCCCTGGCGACTTAGCGTGCGCGCCTGGCTGCTGGGCCTGCTCAACCGGGTGCTTGTCCGCTATGTGGCTCGTGAACGCACCTTTCGCCGGCTTTGGGAGCTGTCTTTAGAGGCTCCCCTACCCCCAGAGCCTATCTACGACGATGACGAATCCTTTTGGGAGTGGTACCAGCCAGACGATCTGGAGCGCTGGGAAGATGTGATCCCCGACGCTGCTACGCTCACCGAAGAGCAGCTGTCGCTCGAAGAAGCCCCACCGGAGGCGCTGGACGTGCTCGAACCTGAAGAGCGACAGGTATTGCTGCTGCACGACCTGCATAAGCTGTCCCTTCAGGAAGTGGCCTTCGTGATGCAGCGTTCGGTTCGCGAAACGGCCGAGTTGCTGCAGCGTGCCCGCAGGCGCATGCAGACCGTACGTGCCTAA
- a CDS encoding peptide chain release factor 1: MEKSMVQLTETFSPALRDQILARLEQERTEPAYRLLTPTALRQLGETKSNGDPIVSLYLKLTPERRQKGSWHAVFKDLTRTQLETISDPRLRDHVAEELERIELALKEGLPAMGRGVAFFVCESLGLWRQIALPIPLPDRLELASTPYTRPLVRTRDEHDRFVVAVLSREHSRFFISQIGYVEEVLTLSGPKLRGLVTDWIDWNQRDDLERQLNEQTGKALAYIAALVFQQFEARYLLFSAPEKLKPSFLGNLPKSVQEHIGGEFTIDVHAPNVRVAEVIDPLERAVEAREEVRTVEQIQESLPDRGLWGIEQVVDALNQRRVMTLAVDDDFQVSGGYCPRCDLLMLDATKPCPACGEAVEPESDLVDQALELALAQNATVELVRSEAARRLMASYAPIGALLRF, translated from the coding sequence ATGGAAAAATCCATGGTGCAGTTGACCGAGACGTTCTCGCCAGCTTTGAGGGACCAGATTCTGGCGCGCTTGGAGCAAGAGCGCACCGAACCCGCTTACCGCCTGCTTACGCCAACTGCCTTGCGTCAGCTCGGTGAAACGAAGTCCAACGGCGATCCTATTGTCAGCCTTTACCTGAAGCTGACGCCTGAACGCCGGCAAAAGGGAAGCTGGCACGCGGTCTTTAAAGATTTAACCCGAACCCAACTGGAAACGATCAGTGATCCTCGGCTACGCGACCATGTGGCTGAGGAACTTGAACGCATCGAGCTGGCGCTAAAAGAAGGGCTGCCTGCGATGGGTCGCGGTGTAGCCTTTTTCGTGTGCGAATCCTTGGGCCTCTGGCGGCAGATTGCGCTTCCGATTCCGCTGCCCGATCGTCTTGAACTGGCCTCGACGCCTTACACGCGCCCTTTGGTGCGCACGCGCGACGAGCACGACCGCTTTGTCGTGGCAGTGCTTTCGCGCGAACACAGCCGCTTTTTCATCAGCCAAATCGGCTACGTCGAAGAAGTGCTGACGCTAAGCGGTCCCAAACTCCGCGGCTTGGTTACCGACTGGATCGACTGGAATCAACGCGACGACCTTGAACGCCAGCTTAACGAACAAACCGGAAAAGCGCTGGCGTACATTGCAGCCTTGGTTTTTCAACAGTTCGAAGCACGCTACCTGCTTTTTTCCGCGCCAGAAAAGCTAAAGCCAAGCTTTTTAGGCAACCTACCCAAAAGCGTTCAGGAGCACATTGGAGGAGAGTTTACCATCGATGTCCACGCCCCCAATGTGCGGGTTGCTGAGGTTATTGATCCCCTTGAGCGGGCAGTCGAGGCGCGGGAAGAGGTGCGCACCGTGGAGCAGATCCAAGAAAGTCTGCCCGACCGGGGTCTTTGGGGGATTGAACAGGTTGTCGATGCCCTGAACCAACGGCGCGTCATGACCCTAGCCGTGGACGACGACTTTCAGGTCTCCGGAGGGTATTGCCCTCGCTGCGATCTCCTCATGCTGGACGCCACAAAGCCCTGCCCGGCTTGTGGCGAGGCTGTCGAGCCGGAATCCGACCTGGTAGATCAGGCCCTTGAGCTTGCCTTGGCCCAAAATGCCACGGTTGAGCTGGTACGCAGCGAGGCAGCACGCCGGCTGATGGCCTCCTATGCCCCTATAGGCGCCCTGCTGCGTTTTTGA